One region of Synechococcus elongatus PCC 11801 genomic DNA includes:
- the grxD gene encoding Grx4 family monothiol glutaredoxin, translated as MTPELQERLTTIVNGDKIVVFMKGNKLMPQCGFSNNVVQILNILGVPYTTVDVLADYEIRQGIKEFSNWPTIPQVYVNGEFIGGSDILIELYQNGELQQMLEVALAS; from the coding sequence ATGACTCCTGAACTTCAAGAACGGCTAACCACCATCGTTAATGGTGACAAGATTGTTGTCTTTATGAAAGGCAACAAGCTAATGCCGCAGTGTGGCTTTTCGAACAATGTTGTTCAAATCTTGAATATTCTGGGTGTTCCCTACACCACCGTTGATGTCTTAGCTGATTATGAAATTCGCCAAGGAATTAAAGAGTTTTCAAACTGGCCTACGATCCCCCAAGTCTATGTCAATGGGGAGTTCATTGGTGGTTCTGACATCTTGATTGAGCTGTATCAAAATGGCGAACTGCAGCAAATGCTAGAGGTTGCTCTTGCCTCTTAG
- a CDS encoding TerB family tellurite resistance protein — MNATQRKLLMQLVIGAAWVDGELDRPERQYLQALLERQKLDQDPDLLALLDTPIALPQLEAWLVLFLQGTSTPTRLAALATIANLLMADGVVNRSEHNLIDEIHSLMAQIPASRDEEEYRQAAPGLVQGLRGLVRRALDGAKHLFQ; from the coding sequence GTGAATGCAACCCAGCGCAAACTACTGATGCAGCTCGTCATTGGTGCCGCTTGGGTCGACGGCGAACTTGATCGCCCTGAGCGTCAGTATTTACAGGCATTGCTGGAGCGGCAAAAGCTTGATCAGGATCCTGATCTGCTGGCTTTGCTAGACACGCCGATCGCCTTGCCCCAATTGGAAGCTTGGTTAGTTCTCTTCCTTCAGGGCACCAGTACCCCCACCCGCTTGGCCGCTTTGGCAACAATCGCCAATCTTTTAATGGCCGATGGGGTTGTCAATCGCAGCGAACACAACTTGATCGATGAGATCCACTCCTTGATGGCTCAGATTCCTGCAAGTCGGGATGAGGAGGAGTATCGGCAAGCCGCCCCAGGTTTAGTCCAAGGGCTGAGAGGGCTTGTCCGCCGTGCCCTCGATGGCGCCAAGCACCTCTTTCAGTGA
- a CDS encoding UDP-glucuronic acid decarboxylase family protein translates to MRILVTGGAGFIGSHLIDRLMNAGAEVICLDNYFTGRKQNVAQWHGHPRFELIRHDITDPIRLEVDQIYHLACPASPVHYQYNPIKTAKTSFIGTANMLGLAKRVKARLLMASTSEVYGDPHVHPQTEDYWGNVNPIGIRSCYDEGKRVAETLCFDYHRQHNLEIRVARIFNTYGPRMLENDGRVVSNFIVQALRGQPLTVYGKGEQTRSFCYVADLVEGLICLMNGDRIGPVNLGNPSEYTILQLAELIRDRIDPSLPIEFRPLPQDDPQQRRPDISRAKAWFGWQPTVSVQEGLDRTIADFRDRQQAAAERVPESSLR, encoded by the coding sequence ATGCGGATCTTAGTCACGGGTGGTGCCGGTTTCATTGGATCGCACCTCATCGATCGCCTGATGAACGCAGGTGCAGAGGTGATTTGCCTAGATAACTACTTCACCGGGCGAAAGCAAAACGTTGCCCAGTGGCACGGTCATCCGCGCTTTGAACTCATCCGGCACGACATCACCGATCCCATCCGCCTCGAAGTCGATCAAATCTACCATCTCGCCTGTCCTGCGTCGCCGGTGCACTATCAGTACAACCCGATCAAGACGGCCAAGACGAGCTTCATCGGCACAGCTAATATGTTGGGCTTGGCCAAGCGGGTTAAAGCCCGACTGCTGATGGCCTCTACGTCTGAAGTGTATGGCGATCCCCACGTTCACCCGCAAACCGAAGACTACTGGGGCAATGTCAACCCGATCGGCATTCGTTCCTGCTATGACGAAGGCAAACGGGTTGCAGAAACTCTCTGCTTCGACTATCACCGTCAACACAATCTTGAAATTCGGGTAGCGCGAATTTTCAATACCTATGGACCGCGCATGCTCGAGAACGATGGCCGCGTGGTTAGCAATTTCATTGTCCAAGCCCTGCGAGGTCAACCGCTGACGGTCTACGGAAAAGGGGAACAAACCCGCAGCTTTTGCTATGTTGCCGATCTCGTCGAGGGATTGATTTGCCTGATGAATGGCGATCGCATTGGCCCTGTGAATCTCGGTAATCCCAGCGAGTACACAATTCTGCAGTTAGCCGAACTGATCCGCGATCGCATTGATCCCAGCCTGCCGATCGAGTTTCGACCCTTGCCGCAGGATGATCCGCAACAGCGCCGACCAGATATCAGCCGTGCAAAGGCTTGGTTCGGTTGGCAACCCACCGTCTCGGTGCAAGAGGGTTTAGACCGGACGATCGCGGACTTTCGCGATCGCCAGCAAGCAGCTGCAGAGCGAGTCCCGGAAAGTAGCCTGCGTTAG
- a CDS encoding DUF305 domain-containing protein encodes MNRLVLLGGLAVSSTLIVAAIAATLPDPVKASSVESSAIAQGMGPPNNLGRPGWPGRMGNADQHFIVMMIPHHEGAIAMADLAIKQSQRSEIRALARAIQTTQAQEIREMQTWYRQWYGIEVPDWGDRGMGGWRNSSMVGGGMGCGAMGGMTGDLNALNTAPDFDRAFIEAMIPHHQMGVRMAQMVLMRSDRPEIQQLAQAIITAQNREIRQMQQWYRQWYP; translated from the coding sequence ATGAATCGTCTTGTGCTGCTTGGGGGATTAGCGGTCAGTAGCACCTTGATAGTCGCTGCGATCGCGGCAACTTTACCGGATCCCGTGAAGGCTAGTTCTGTTGAATCTTCTGCGATCGCCCAAGGGATGGGACCACCCAACAATCTGGGGCGTCCTGGCTGGCCGGGCAGGATGGGCAATGCAGATCAACACTTCATTGTGATGATGATTCCTCACCATGAAGGGGCGATCGCGATGGCTGACCTCGCGATCAAGCAGTCTCAGCGATCCGAGATTCGCGCCCTCGCTCGCGCGATTCAAACAACGCAGGCTCAAGAAATCCGCGAAATGCAAACCTGGTACCGCCAGTGGTATGGCATAGAAGTCCCAGACTGGGGCGATCGCGGGATGGGAGGTTGGCGCAATTCATCCATGGTTGGTGGTGGCATGGGGTGCGGGGCGATGGGTGGCATGACGGGAGACCTGAACGCCCTGAACACAGCACCCGACTTCGATCGCGCTTTCATCGAAGCGATGATTCCCCACCATCAAATGGGGGTGCGAATGGCTCAAATGGTTCTGATGCGCAGCGATCGGCCAGAAATTCAACAGCTCGCCCAAGCCATCATCACGGCTCAGAATCGGGAGATTCGCCAGATGCAGCAGTGGTATCGCCAGTGGTATCCCTAA
- a CDS encoding carbonic anhydrase, whose protein sequence is MRKLIEGLRHFRTSYYPSHRELFEQFAKGQHPRVLFITCSDSRIDPNLITQSGMGELFVIRNAGNLIPPFGAANGGEGASIEYAIAALNIEHVVVCGHSHCGAMKGLLKLNQLQEKMPLVYNWLQHAEATRRLVLDNYSGYDTDDLVEILVAENVLTQIENLKTYPVVRSRLFQGKLQIFGWIYEVESGEVLQISRTNSDDTGIDECPVRLPGSQEKSILGRCVVPLTEDLPAEPEPAIAASAAQPASYSSRGWLSPEQQQRIYRGNAS, encoded by the coding sequence ATGCGCAAGCTCATCGAGGGGTTACGGCATTTCCGTACGTCTTACTATCCGTCCCATCGGGAGCTGTTTGAGCAGTTTGCCAAAGGCCAACACCCACGCGTGTTGTTCATTACCTGCTCCGACTCGCGCATTGACCCCAACCTCATCACCCAGTCGGGCATGGGTGAACTGTTTGTGATCCGCAATGCGGGCAATCTGATTCCGCCCTTTGGGGCAGCCAATGGCGGTGAGGGTGCATCGATTGAATATGCGATCGCAGCACTAAACATCGAGCATGTGGTGGTCTGTGGCCACTCGCACTGCGGCGCGATGAAGGGCTTGCTGAAGCTCAATCAGCTGCAAGAAAAAATGCCGCTGGTCTACAACTGGCTGCAGCATGCTGAGGCAACTCGCCGCTTGGTCTTGGACAACTACAGCGGCTACGACACCGATGATTTGGTCGAGATTCTGGTTGCCGAGAACGTCCTCACCCAAATCGAAAACCTCAAGACCTATCCCGTGGTGCGATCGCGCCTCTTCCAAGGCAAGCTGCAAATCTTTGGCTGGATCTACGAAGTCGAAAGCGGTGAAGTCCTACAGATCAGCCGTACGAACAGTGACGACACCGGTATCGATGAATGTCCGGTGCGCCTGCCGGGTAGCCAAGAAAAATCAATTCTGGGGCGCTGTGTGGTGCCTTTGACTGAAGACTTGCCCGCAGAACCAGAACCCGCGATCGCTGCATCTGCGGCTCAACCCGCTAGCTATTCCAGCCGTGGCTGGCTCTCACCGGAACAACAACAACGCATTTATCGCGGCAATGCTAGCTAG
- a CDS encoding AAA family ATPase: MSSDLFLNHLLIGPPASGKTTFAKSLQQELGAAVILSTDRIREQLYGDAAIQGPWEEIEAELQRQIQQAVADGKAIIYDATNVKRAWRMGFLQQVSPLGLPWIAWELKTDLNTCKAWNQQRQRVVPERVIEDFYRYQQHLRPTLGEGFVGLASFNPTQDTNPAAVIQAQLKKCRRSGINHENRYAKTETHRYSRLLDFDRLMHLLALLSRYPGLGQLRDQDPATLEQLLKTSPAPVFVDAVAEIAAVLRAQQGPLYGDEAAIALDLQWLEAEGFLGSDVVAQDLRLPPLTQPDPPLFFHHYSDRAPFSRLVKTIRFILHNPLTQEEVYQEQRSFGLSPRRIDILASQLEQAGILYQTEQGMLRKDIEWVLHPYSIFPEPSLRKGYYLGTGILNRSQLEQIYQLVQKQADGLDDPLATETFRTLEARLQWARFNPATLYPVRSISRGSIVSTDLLSRESLATATAGSVVETDIRNAQKIRIGRIAGAAQFKQHDDLRQNEEEIWPLQIVFHNIAWYLAYEVASGPRQGLFCYERLDRLYRIQPVGKPRSQTEQKAALEAITTLQQHGYGLFLGDAVKPQQTFLLQTPAARLRSMDTLELRFTESLFAFISEGTQRFPLAQMKMSRPPGRKLAAASPELQKLYSLPKAPDPTHPYQLKVKLPAWSLQEITLKTWLLGLRDGVKVMAPHSLRDALRQDHLAAAALYGDD; this comes from the coding sequence GTGTCCTCAGATCTCTTCCTCAACCATCTCCTGATTGGCCCGCCCGCCAGCGGCAAAACCACCTTCGCCAAATCCCTCCAGCAGGAACTCGGCGCAGCGGTGATCCTCTCCACTGACCGCATCCGCGAGCAGCTCTACGGCGATGCCGCCATTCAAGGTCCCTGGGAAGAGATCGAAGCAGAACTGCAGCGCCAGATTCAGCAGGCCGTCGCAGATGGCAAAGCCATCATCTACGACGCCACCAACGTCAAACGCGCTTGGCGCATGGGCTTCCTCCAGCAAGTCAGTCCCCTCGGACTGCCGTGGATTGCCTGGGAACTCAAGACCGATCTCAACACCTGCAAAGCCTGGAATCAGCAGCGACAGCGCGTCGTCCCAGAGCGCGTCATCGAAGACTTCTATCGCTACCAACAACACCTCCGACCCACCCTCGGAGAAGGCTTTGTCGGGCTCGCCAGCTTCAATCCCACGCAAGATACCAACCCGGCAGCAGTTATCCAAGCCCAGCTCAAAAAGTGTCGGCGCAGCGGCATCAATCACGAAAATCGCTACGCCAAAACCGAGACCCATCGCTACTCCCGACTCCTCGACTTCGACCGCCTCATGCACTTGCTCGCCTTGCTCAGCCGCTATCCAGGCCTCGGGCAACTGCGTGACCAAGACCCCGCCACCCTCGAACAGCTGCTCAAAACCAGTCCTGCCCCCGTCTTTGTCGATGCCGTCGCTGAGATTGCCGCTGTCCTCCGCGCCCAGCAGGGACCCCTCTATGGCGATGAGGCCGCGATCGCCCTCGATTTGCAATGGCTGGAAGCGGAAGGCTTCCTCGGCTCCGATGTCGTTGCCCAAGACCTCCGCCTACCCCCGCTCACCCAGCCAGACCCACCCCTCTTCTTCCATCACTACAGCGATCGCGCTCCCTTCTCACGGCTGGTCAAAACCATTCGCTTCATCCTCCACAATCCCCTCACCCAGGAGGAGGTTTACCAAGAGCAGCGCTCCTTTGGCCTCTCCCCTCGGCGCATTGATATCCTCGCCAGCCAACTCGAGCAAGCCGGCATCCTCTATCAGACAGAACAGGGCATGCTGCGCAAAGACATCGAGTGGGTCCTCCATCCCTACAGCATCTTCCCAGAACCCAGTCTGCGCAAAGGCTACTACCTTGGCACCGGCATCCTCAACCGCAGTCAACTGGAGCAGATCTATCAACTGGTGCAGAAGCAGGCTGATGGGCTCGATGACCCGCTGGCCACCGAGACCTTCCGGACCCTCGAAGCACGGCTCCAGTGGGCGCGCTTTAACCCCGCCACCCTCTACCCCGTTCGCTCCATCAGTCGGGGCAGCATTGTCTCAACCGATCTCCTCAGTCGCGAATCCCTCGCCACCGCCACTGCTGGCAGTGTGGTCGAAACGGATATCCGCAATGCCCAGAAGATTCGGATTGGACGCATTGCCGGAGCAGCTCAGTTCAAACAACACGATGACCTGCGGCAGAACGAGGAAGAAATCTGGCCGCTGCAGATTGTCTTCCACAACATCGCTTGGTATCTCGCCTACGAGGTCGCTTCTGGACCAAGACAAGGACTCTTCTGCTACGAGCGCCTCGACCGTTTGTATCGCATTCAGCCCGTTGGTAAACCTCGCTCCCAGACAGAGCAGAAGGCAGCGCTCGAGGCCATCACCACCCTCCAGCAGCATGGCTATGGCCTTTTCCTCGGTGATGCCGTTAAGCCCCAGCAAACCTTCCTGCTGCAAACCCCAGCGGCACGACTCCGCTCCATGGACACCCTCGAGCTGCGCTTCACAGAGTCCCTCTTTGCCTTCATTAGTGAAGGCACTCAGCGCTTCCCCCTCGCCCAGATGAAGATGTCTCGACCCCCAGGGCGGAAACTCGCTGCTGCTTCGCCTGAACTCCAGAAGCTCTACAGTCTCCCCAAAGCTCCTGACCCCACCCATCCCTATCAGCTGAAGGTGAAGCTGCCCGCTTGGTCCCTCCAGGAAATCACCCTCAAAACCTGGCTCCTCGGGCTGCGCGATGGCGTCAAAGTCATGGCCCCCCATTCCCTGCGCGATGCCCTCCGCCAAGACCACCTCGCTGCTGCTGCCCTCTATGGTGATGACTAA
- the ppk1 gene encoding polyphosphate kinase 1: MRWAMTDAALELNQPENFFNREISWLAFNQRVLHQALDPRTPLLERLKFMGIFSNNLDEYFMVRVASLLQQIEAGVSKRSPDGLTPAEQLERIRACLGPLVEQQHSHFYRELRPLLAEEGIHLLNYTDLNRTQQRYLDQYFAAQIFPVLTPLAVDPAHPFPHISNLSLNLAVLIQDDSVGEEQFARIKVPNILPRFIELPSKTRRRSQQPIIWMGVPIEQVIAHNLGTLFPGMSVIDWFIFRVTRDADLDVKEDEADDLLLAIEQELRKRRLGAGSVVRLEIEAGTPASILEILMNGMDLDPQDVYALPGLLGLEDLMSLVALPLPDLKDQPWNQVVPRRLRRVQIPVGEDLERSKVGEESEDIFAVIRHRDLLVHHPYDSFAASVEQFVAQAATDPHVLAIKMTLYRTSGDSPIVQSLMQAAEHGKQVLALVELKARFDEENNITWARRLEKSGVHVVYGLVGLKIHTKVVLVVRQERNQIRRYVHIGTGNYNSKTARIYTDLGLLSCREDLGADISELFNYLTGFSKQRDYRKLLIAPVSLRGQMIRLIDREIQQAIAGQPAAIRAKMNSLVDPAIILKLYEASRAGVEIDLIVRGVCCLRPGVPGLSDRIRVISIIGRFLEHSRIFSFHNNGQEEFFIGSADWMTRNLDRRVEAITPIEDEAIAVELRTILDLSLADDRLAWELLPTGEYRQRQPADPDAPNSSQQQFMDRAASIR; the protein is encoded by the coding sequence ATGAGATGGGCTATGACCGATGCTGCGCTTGAATTGAATCAGCCTGAGAATTTCTTCAATCGTGAAATTAGCTGGCTGGCTTTCAATCAGCGCGTCCTCCACCAAGCTCTCGATCCCCGTACGCCTCTTCTTGAACGCCTCAAGTTCATGGGGATCTTTAGCAACAACCTTGATGAATACTTCATGGTGAGGGTGGCCAGCCTCTTGCAGCAAATTGAGGCAGGTGTCAGTAAGCGATCGCCCGATGGACTCACCCCAGCTGAACAGCTCGAGCGGATCCGTGCCTGTCTTGGACCGTTAGTGGAGCAGCAGCACAGCCATTTTTACCGAGAACTGCGCCCACTCTTAGCCGAGGAAGGGATCCATCTGCTCAACTACACCGATCTCAACCGCACTCAGCAACGCTATCTCGATCAGTATTTTGCTGCACAGATTTTTCCAGTTCTGACGCCGCTCGCAGTCGATCCGGCTCACCCCTTTCCCCATATCTCCAATCTCAGCCTCAATTTGGCAGTGCTGATTCAAGACGACAGTGTTGGCGAAGAACAATTTGCCCGCATCAAAGTCCCAAACATCCTGCCGCGCTTTATTGAGTTGCCGTCCAAGACCCGTCGGCGATCGCAGCAACCAATCATCTGGATGGGCGTGCCGATCGAACAGGTCATTGCCCACAACCTCGGCACACTCTTTCCCGGCATGAGTGTAATCGATTGGTTTATCTTTCGCGTCACCCGCGACGCTGATCTCGACGTCAAAGAAGACGAAGCAGACGACCTGCTGTTGGCGATTGAGCAGGAACTACGCAAGCGCCGCCTAGGAGCTGGTTCTGTTGTCCGCCTTGAAATTGAGGCAGGAACTCCCGCTTCAATCCTCGAAATTCTGATGAATGGCATGGACCTTGACCCGCAAGATGTCTATGCTCTGCCCGGCCTCCTCGGTCTTGAAGACTTGATGTCTCTGGTGGCTCTGCCGTTACCCGATCTCAAGGATCAGCCTTGGAATCAGGTGGTTCCCAGACGGCTCCGACGCGTTCAAATTCCCGTTGGTGAAGACTTAGAGCGCTCCAAAGTCGGCGAGGAAAGCGAGGATATCTTTGCGGTGATTCGTCACCGCGACTTGCTGGTCCATCACCCCTACGATTCCTTTGCGGCCTCAGTCGAGCAGTTTGTCGCCCAAGCCGCGACGGATCCCCATGTTCTCGCCATCAAGATGACGCTCTACCGCACTTCGGGAGATTCCCCGATCGTGCAGAGCTTGATGCAGGCTGCCGAGCATGGCAAACAAGTGCTGGCACTGGTGGAACTCAAGGCTCGTTTTGATGAAGAAAACAACATCACCTGGGCGCGGCGGCTCGAGAAATCGGGCGTTCACGTAGTCTATGGTTTAGTGGGTCTCAAGATTCACACCAAAGTGGTGCTGGTTGTTCGGCAAGAGCGTAACCAGATTCGCCGCTATGTCCACATTGGCACTGGTAACTACAACTCCAAAACCGCCCGAATCTACACTGATCTTGGCTTATTGAGTTGCCGCGAAGATTTGGGAGCCGATATCTCTGAACTGTTCAACTATCTAACCGGTTTTTCGAAGCAGCGAGACTATCGCAAGCTGCTGATTGCTCCTGTCAGTTTGCGGGGGCAGATGATTCGACTGATCGATCGCGAAATTCAGCAGGCGATCGCCGGACAGCCAGCTGCGATTCGCGCCAAGATGAACTCGCTGGTCGATCCCGCCATCATTCTCAAGCTCTACGAAGCCTCGCGGGCAGGGGTTGAGATCGATTTAATTGTGCGAGGGGTATGCTGCCTACGACCTGGTGTCCCAGGGCTGAGCGATCGCATTCGGGTGATCAGCATCATTGGCCGCTTCTTGGAACACTCACGCATCTTTAGCTTCCACAACAATGGACAAGAGGAGTTTTTCATCGGCAGTGCCGACTGGATGACCCGCAACCTCGATCGCCGCGTGGAAGCGATTACCCCAATTGAGGATGAGGCGATCGCGGTGGAATTGCGAACCATTCTGGACCTCTCCTTGGCGGATGATCGCTTGGCGTGGGAGCTGCTCCCTACTGGCGAATATCGACAACGACAACCTGCCGATCCAGATGCCCCAAACAGCTCTCAGCAGCAATTTATGGATCGCGCTGCTTCAATCCGCTAG
- the lptC gene encoding LPS export ABC transporter periplasmic protein LptC: MTLRSGQFWSALLLALSLGVTACQEPPPAPPRAERPDLSFTDFTLRQANPTGKPTWELRTPRIVYNNDKSAAQLTKPLGFLFDETGKVLYEIQGDRGSIEGENADVIRINGNVVARQMQEPGAVLKGEELEWRPNQQTFDLRRNVIGTYRDAVLKANEGRFDVRQQQLELIGPIVATLKQGDILSELKTQSPRWLLAEKRLLAPNPLQAERRDRNQLKGQGRSQRGELLLDPQILILQQQVELDALDPVAQLRGDDLRWNLPQNLVDSPIAVQGYYPAEQTTVRGDRGQANLNAQLIQLEGNAESFSAKDQARLQANRLIWNQKTAEATAIGGARYQRSRLSL; encoded by the coding sequence ATGACGCTGCGATCGGGCCAGTTTTGGTCTGCACTACTGCTAGCCCTCAGCTTGGGAGTCACAGCCTGCCAAGAGCCACCACCAGCCCCGCCTCGGGCTGAGCGCCCAGACCTCAGCTTTACGGACTTTACGCTACGTCAAGCCAACCCCACCGGTAAACCAACTTGGGAGCTGCGCACCCCTCGGATTGTCTATAACAACGACAAAAGTGCTGCACAACTGACCAAACCCCTCGGGTTTCTCTTCGATGAAACCGGCAAAGTCCTCTACGAAATTCAGGGCGATCGCGGTTCGATTGAAGGGGAGAATGCTGACGTCATTCGGATTAATGGCAATGTTGTGGCTCGGCAGATGCAGGAGCCAGGAGCCGTACTCAAGGGTGAAGAACTGGAATGGCGACCAAACCAGCAGACTTTTGATCTACGGCGCAATGTCATTGGCACCTATCGGGATGCGGTTCTCAAGGCAAATGAAGGCCGGTTTGATGTGCGTCAGCAGCAGTTGGAGCTGATCGGCCCCATAGTCGCGACCTTGAAGCAAGGGGACATTCTGTCAGAGTTAAAAACTCAATCGCCCCGCTGGCTGCTGGCTGAGAAACGCTTACTTGCACCTAATCCGCTGCAGGCAGAACGGCGCGATCGCAATCAACTGAAGGGACAAGGGCGATCGCAGCGCGGTGAACTTCTGCTTGACCCGCAGATCTTGATCTTGCAGCAGCAGGTGGAGTTGGATGCGCTCGATCCAGTGGCCCAGCTACGCGGTGATGATCTGCGCTGGAACTTGCCCCAAAACTTGGTCGACAGCCCGATCGCAGTGCAGGGATACTATCCGGCTGAGCAAACCACCGTCCGAGGCGATCGCGGTCAGGCTAACCTCAATGCCCAACTCATTCAACTGGAAGGAAATGCTGAAAGCTTTTCAGCCAAGGATCAAGCGCGTCTTCAAGCTAACCGGCTGATCTGGAATCAGAAAACGGCTGAAGCAACCGCAATTGGGGGTGCTCGCTATCAGCGATCGCGCCTGTCGCTCTAG
- a CDS encoding HD domain-containing phosphohydrolase has product MDTEDLQQKLHAQVALAERSEHAFLTLKACNEALVRTSSEQEFLAEFCRLCVVEAGYAHALVTLAGPDPHEVLQSFASYGSLQSYVDNLQVTWDDAPTGQGPTGRAIKTGQSQLADWRSPQPRLMPWQDLAQHHHITASIALPIKQSDRVLGALNIYSTEPNSFSPADQELLEQVAQLLAYGLTSRQTLAAQDRLLDQTIQAIVKMVELRDPYTQGHENQVARLAYTIAHQLQLPEDTARGIYVAGLLHDVGKLRAPAEILSKPGRLDPIEYELIKLHSQASYDILRNIQFPWPVAEIALQHHERLDGSGYPQKLKGDQILLGARIIAVADVIDAMTSHRPYRPGLGLGAAIAEIEANRGQLYDPDVVDACLAILHAPGLVWTDLPRPPQASDPIA; this is encoded by the coding sequence ATGGACACTGAAGACCTGCAGCAAAAACTGCATGCACAAGTCGCACTGGCCGAGCGCTCAGAGCACGCTTTCTTAACCCTGAAAGCTTGTAACGAGGCCTTGGTTCGTACTTCCAGTGAACAGGAGTTTCTGGCAGAGTTTTGTCGCCTCTGTGTGGTTGAGGCAGGGTATGCCCACGCTTTGGTGACGCTCGCCGGTCCTGATCCTCACGAAGTTCTTCAATCTTTTGCCAGCTACGGAAGCCTACAGTCCTACGTCGATAATCTCCAAGTGACGTGGGACGATGCACCTACAGGGCAAGGACCCACCGGTCGAGCGATCAAAACAGGTCAAAGCCAATTGGCTGATTGGCGATCTCCTCAACCCCGCCTCATGCCTTGGCAAGATCTCGCGCAGCATCATCACATTACGGCTAGTATTGCCTTGCCCATCAAGCAGAGCGATCGCGTGTTGGGGGCGCTGAATATTTACAGCACCGAACCCAATAGCTTCTCGCCAGCGGATCAAGAGTTGCTAGAGCAAGTCGCACAGCTATTGGCCTATGGACTGACCAGCCGTCAGACTCTTGCAGCCCAAGATCGCCTCCTCGACCAAACAATTCAGGCGATTGTGAAGATGGTTGAGCTGCGCGATCCCTATACACAGGGTCATGAAAATCAAGTCGCACGGCTCGCCTACACGATCGCCCATCAGCTGCAGCTACCTGAAGATACTGCTCGTGGGATCTACGTGGCAGGGCTGCTGCACGATGTCGGTAAGTTGCGAGCCCCAGCTGAAATTCTCTCAAAGCCGGGTCGGCTTGATCCGATTGAATATGAACTGATTAAATTACACTCGCAAGCAAGCTACGACATTCTTAGAAACATTCAGTTCCCGTGGCCAGTGGCAGAAATTGCGCTGCAACACCATGAGCGACTCGATGGCTCGGGTTATCCGCAGAAACTCAAAGGCGATCAAATCCTACTCGGGGCTCGCATTATTGCTGTAGCCGATGTGATCGATGCCATGACCAGCCACCGTCCTTATCGACCGGGACTGGGGCTAGGGGCAGCGATCGCCGAGATTGAAGCCAATCGCGGTCAGCTCTACGACCCCGATGTGGTGGATGCTTGTCTCGCCATTCTCCACGCACCGGGGTTAGTCTGGACAGATTTGCCGCGCCCGCCCCAAGCCAGTGATCCGATCGCCTAG
- a CDS encoding BolA family protein has protein sequence MVTPEQVESMICAQIPDAQVMVTDLTGGGDHLQVTVVSPVFAGKSLIQQHQLVYGAVKAAMSTEAIHALALKTYTPDRWLAEAQA, from the coding sequence ATGGTCACGCCTGAACAAGTAGAGTCCATGATCTGTGCCCAAATTCCTGATGCACAGGTCATGGTGACTGATCTCACTGGAGGAGGTGACCACCTGCAGGTGACAGTTGTCTCGCCTGTCTTTGCAGGGAAAAGCCTGATTCAGCAACATCAGCTGGTCTATGGCGCTGTGAAAGCTGCCATGTCAACTGAAGCAATTCACGCCTTAGCGCTGAAGACTTACACCCCCGATCGCTGGCTAGCTGAAGCTCAGGCTTAG